The sequence below is a genomic window from Zhongshania aliphaticivorans.
CTAGCGAAGGCAGCCTACGCGGTGGCCCGCTGGCCACACTGCTTGGCCCACTAAGCAGTGCCACCAAAAACACACCGCAGATCAATGCCACCGCGAGTGCCACCAAACTCCAGTATTTGGCTTATTCGATAGCCCAGGCCGATCTAGACGCAAAATTAAGCGCAGACCAAAGCCTGACACTGAAGGTCAACGCCACAGAACTCAATGTCGGCCCACTCACTAAGGCTGATATGGAGTTGAACGGCACCGGCAGCTTAGAAAATCATAAACTCGCCTTTAAAGTCGCGGATCGCAATCAGCAAATTGAATTAAGCCTGTCAGGTGGCTTAGGCACTGCGTCAACATCTGCCAAGACTAAAGCGCAAACCGCAAGCGCCACATGGCACGGACATATTGAACACCTCGCCGCAAACCACCCAATGTTAGGCCCCTGGTTTTCTAAGGCGCCAAACTCCCTGCGTGCATCAGCGACCGAGATACAGCTAGGCGAGCTCTGCTTAGTTCAAGAACAAGACTCCGCACCCGCCAGCCTCTGCGTTGCATTGAACTTCAATGACGACACCATAAAGCTCAATGGCGATATTCAGGGTCTGTCACTCAATCGCTTCAGTGCCGGTCTACCGCCGGGATCCTCTCTGCAAGGCAAAGTCGACAGCGAATTTAATGTGGCCGGTAAGCTAGACCAACTCACTGGCCAGTTCGCGCTAACAGCAGCACCGATTCTCATCCGCTACCAGGCCGGTGTTGACGAAGCAGCCCTTGAACACCACGCCAGCTTAAGCGCCAACGCCAGCCTCAAAGACAATCAAATACGCAGCGAAATGGCATTTGTGATCGCCGAAGTGGGTAGTATGAACGGCACGCTGAACACCCGTGGTCTTGACCCCGGCAGCGCAATTGAGGGCTCAGTGAGCAGCCAATTTGACAACCTACTTTGGCTCGGCGGTTTCTTTCCTGAACTTGAAAAACTCGACGGTAGCCTAAATGCCGATCTTGCCATTAATGGCAGCGTCGCGGCACCCGCGCTGGTCGGCGCCGTGGGCCTAGACAATCTTCATATGCAATTGCCCGCCATTGGTCTCGCGCTTAATTCTGGCAGCGCCAGCCTTCACTTGGCCAATGCTGGCGACTGGCAGCTAGACGCCGGCATCAGCTCCGGTGCAGGCCGCATCAATCTCATCGGCCAAGGTGTTTTTGAACCGAGCAACGGCCCCACCGGCAATATCGCCATCAGCGGCGAAAACTTCACTGCCGTTGATCTTGCAGATGCCAAGGTGCTTATTTCGCCGGATATTAATATCAGCCTTGCCGCCGAACTCATTAAGATTCGAGGCAGCCTCGCGATCCCCCAAGGTAATTTCACCTTAAAATCTCTGCCCGCACAGGCCAGTTCGGTGTCCGCAGACGAGGTGATAATCAGCAGTAAAAGCGCGCCTACCATCGCCGCCACGAGAGCAATTGACACCCAGGTCACCATCTCCCTAGACGACAGTTTTCAGTTTACCGGCTACGGCCTGAGCACCCGCTTTGGCGGCAAGCTCAAAATAGTGCAAAAGTCCCAAGCTGCAGTACAGGCTTTTGGCAGCCTCTCGCTCTACGACGGGGTGTATAAAGCCTACGGACAAGACTTAAGTATTCAGCGCGGCTTACTGCTATTCCAAGGGCCGGTAGACAATCCCGGTTTGAATATTACCGCCGTGCGCGAGGTGGAACCCTACCGTGTCGGTATCAATATTGGCGGCTTCGCGCAGGATATACGCAGTGATTTATTCTCTGACCCCACTATGCCGCCCACAGACGTGATTTCAATGCTCATCACCGGCAAAGCGCCCGGTGCAATGAGTCAGTCTGATGCGAATCAAGTCATGAATGCCGCAACGTCACTGGGTATATCCCAGAGCAAGGGCATAACCAGTACCTTGCAAAGTACCTTTGGCATGGATGTGTTAAATTTTCAGGGCGGCGACAGCTATGAGGAAAGCTCACTGGTGGTGGGCAAGTACTTAACGCCAAGTATTTTCATCAGTTATGTACAAAACCTATTCACCCCTGCAGGCAGTGTTCAATTGGACTACACCCTGAGCAAATCGCTGGGCTTAAAAGCCCAGTCTGGCGAAACGCAAAGCATTGACCTCTTGTACCGGGTAGAACACGGTAAAGATTAAGTGCGCCGTTTACCCGGCCACTACCAGACCGTTTTCATTGTGCCGCCATCCACCACCAAGCTAGCGCCGGTAATATAGCTCGCGGCCGGTGACAGTAGAAAAGCCCCCGCCTTACCAAACTCAGCAGGCTCGCCATAGCGACCAAGGGGAATAGTCTGCTCATTGGCACGGCGTTGATCGCTAATACTAAGGTGCTTAGCCTGCGCTTGGAGTTTGTCTAAATTCTGCATGCGATCAGTGGCAATCAAGCCCGGTATCAAATTATTGACGCGGATATTTTCGGCCGCTAACTGTTTTGACAAACTTTTGGCCAAGCTCGTCACGCCAGCCCGCATTACATTGGATAGCAGCAAAAAATCGATGGGTTCTTTAACTGAGGATGACGTTAGGGTCAATATGGCACCGCCACCGGCACTACGTAAATGCGGTAGCGCCGCGCGTACCATCCGCACTGCACTCATCAGCGTTAAATTAAACGCCGCCAGCCAATCCTCATCATCAAAGCTATCAAACTGACCAACCGGCGGCCCACCGGCATTCACTACTAAGCCATCGATTCGCCCGAAATCGCTATGCGCATCGGTTACCCACCGCTGAATACTGGCGCCGTCGCTCGCGTCCATCACATAGGCCTTTACCGGATTTCCGCTGCGACCGGCCAATTCAATGGCGCTAGCCTCAATAGTTTGCGCGCTGCGACTCGCAATGGCCACCGACGCACCGTTTAAAGACAGCTGTTCGGCTATTGCCAAGCCTAAGCCTTTGCTCGCCCCCGCAAGCAAAAACACTTTACCCTTAACCTGCAAATCCATATTGCTCACTCCTCGCTCTATTATATTAAGGATTAAACCCTACTAGCGGGTCTATTAACCCTAGGCCTATCATCACTAGCAATGGCCACCAAACTTAATCAACCGAGACGGCTAGGTGGGAATTGGGTAGAATAGCCCCCAAAATAGGTCGGTCCGAATTTTGCTTTACTTAAAGCGTATTGTTGCTGACTCAAGAAAACCTAAAAAACACATGACATCAGATATAATCGCTGTCAACATTACCGCACGATGACGGGCGAATACATTATGACAACTGACACCAACACAAGCACAAGTTATCACCACGGCAATCTCCGCCAGGAATTGATGGAGCTCGCCGAAAAGCACCTCGTTACTGGTGGCATTGGCGAGCTGAGCCTGCGCGCGCTCGCTCGAGAGATCGGCGTTTCACAAACTGCGCCTTATCGGCACTTTAAAGACAAAAATGCCTTGCTTGCAGCGCTGGCCACCGAAGGTTTTCGCCGCTTCTTTGCATTGTGTGAAGCAAGCGAAAATGAACCAAGGGCTGACCTGAGCTTATTAATGTTTGGCTTGAGCTATGTACAATTCGCCAAACTCCATACCGAAATGTTCCATCTCATGTTTGGCCCGGTATTACAGCCTCGCAATGACTACCCAGAACTGTTTGCCGCTGGCCGTGAAGCAATTTACAAAGTCCGCGCCGGTGTTGAACGCGGCTTTAAAACCAATGTTATTCGTCAACTCGACGATGTTGCATCAATGGCACACACCGTTTGGGCCGCCGTACACGGCGTTGCGACGCTAATGCTTGACCACGGCGACACCTATGGTTATCACCGCGACCTCGACCTTCAAGCAGAAAAATCGCTGCGCATGATGATCGCGGGGCTTTGCACTGACCCCACCGATATTTCTAAATTACCAGCAACGCCGAGCCCAGCAGCCGAATAAATCCTTCGGCTGTAACTCATCGTTATAAGCGGCCCAAAACCAATAATGGCGGCGTAGTAAGTACGGCTCGGCAATAAAACCACCCCGTTGCAGCCATTGTCACCGCGCCCAGTAATGGCACCACCAAAAACACCTCGCCATGCCAAACGCCGTCCATATCCAACACCCAACGCTGCACGCCATAAAGCGCAATATTACTGCCTAGGGCGGCCAACAAACCGGCTAGCAGTCCTACTGCAGAAAACTCTAACAGCAAGCCGCTGGCGACAAGTTTTCTGCTCGCCCCCAAGGTACGCAATATGGCATTTTCGTGTAGGCGACTGTCTAGGCTTGCCTGCACATTCGCCACGCTCACTAGCAAGGCGCAAACCACAACCAATAGCAGAACCAAGCCAATGGCGGCACTCACCTGCGCGACTACGGTATTCATTTGCTTAATCACGGCATCAATTTCAATCAAGGTCACCGTGGGAAATGCCCGCAACAACGCGGTAAGCAACGGCTTGTCGCCCTCCGCCAAATAAAAACTGGTGATATAACTCCCGGCGTATTTCTCTAAGCTGCCCGGCGGAAACATAAAGTAGAAATTGGGACGCATACTGCTCCAGTCCAAGCTGCGAATACTGCCAACCTCCGCCTGCAAAGTCTGCCCGCCAATATTAAAGTTAAGCACTGAACCAAGCTTAAGATGCAATTGCTCGGCAAGCTCCTGCTCTACTGAAACAGCAATATTGTCAGCGCCTTTAACGCTCACCTCGGGCCACCAAGCCCCCGCCTCTAGACGGTTATCTTCAGGTAAGTCACTGGCCCAGCTCAAATTTATTTCTCGATTAACATTGCCGCGCTCGGCATCAATACCCTCAATGTCCTTAAGTAGCATTTCGTTAATATGCGTCAAACGGCCCCTGACCATGGGGTATAAACCGGCATCCGCAATTTGATGCTCAGCGAAAAAGGCATTCAAGGGCGAAATTTCATTTGGCTGAATATTAATTAAAAAATGATTAGGCGCACCCTCGCTCAATTGCATTTGCCAATCGGCCAATAATGTTGATCGCAACACGCCCAAGGTAGTTAGCGCCATTAACGCCAGGGCAAAACTTGCCACCTGAAAAGCATTGCCAAAGCGTCGCCGGTAGATAGCCGCAAGCGCTAGACGCAGTGCGCCCTGTGAGCGACTCGCCGTTGCGCGCCGAGCCAGAGAAATCAAAAGCAGCACCAAGCCCGCGGCCAACAAACCTAAACTCAGACTTGCCAGTAACAGCGCACCACTAAGCTGAATGTCCTTGCTATACCACCACATTAATAGTCCAACGCCGAGCAAGCCAATCAAACCACTGCTCAGCAAGTCATCACTATTGTCAGCAAGGTCTCGGCGCAATACCCGCAACGGCGCCACTTTGCTCAGGCGCCACAGCGGCGGCAAGGCAAATACCGCGGTGGATACCACGGCGGTAATTGCCCCGACCATAAAGGGCCGCCAGCTAGGCGGCGGAATTTCAATATCAATTAAGCCTTGCAAGCTACTGAACAGAATTTCTTGCAAGCCAAAGCCCAATAAGCCGCCCAGTGTAATCGCACCGCTGCACAACAGGAGCAATTGGCCAAGATAGCGGTATAAAATCTGCCGACGCTGGGCACCCAGCGCCTTCATTACGGCAACATTATCGGTATTGCGGTCGCCGTAGCGCCGCGCCGCCAAGGCAATTGCGGCGCCCGCAAGGGCCACGCCCAAACTCGCCGCGAGCAATAAATAGCCCTCGGCCCGCTTTAAGGTGTTCGCTAGCGCCGGCTGCCCATCGCGCAGGTCTTCCCAGCGTTGCCCTTCAATTAAATGCGGTGCAAGCCACGCCCCGTAGGCATCAAGCTGTTCAGTATTACCCGCAAATAAATAGCGGTAGCGCACCAAACTACCCGGCTGCACAACCTCGGTGGCCGCCAAATCGCGGATATTGATCATTGCCCGTGGTGCTAGCATGTCATTCATGCCACCACGATCAGGCTCACTGAGCAGCGCCCGACTAAGCCTGAAATTCGCCTCACCTAAGCTGACTTCATCGCCAAGCGCTAAATTCAGCAATGCCATTAAGCGGGAGTCCAACCAAATCTCCCCTGTTTGGGGGCCGCGATTGACAAGCTCTACCTCACCAAAGGCCGTGTCGCTCACGCCTAACTCGCCAATTAATGGGTAGGCTTCTGACACCCCGCGCACCGAGGCCAATTGCATGTTGTCATCCGCAGCGACCATCGAGCGAAAGCTCACCACACTGGCAGTGCGCAAGCCCTGTGCCTGGGCCTCAGTTAACCAGCTCTCAGGAATACTGCGGGCAGTTTTCAGCACCCGATCTGCGGCTAAAAAATGATGACTCTGTTGCGTCATGGCGCCGCTGAGCCGCTCCGAGAACCCCGCGATGCCGGTAACAATCAATACCGCCAAACACAGAGAAAAACCCAATAAGCCCAGCTCGCCGCCCCGCCAAGCGCGGCTAAAATTGCGCAGTGCCGCCACAATATTCATAGCGCGTCCAGCGCAGAATCACTTGGTGTCGCAACGCCGCCATTATCAAATTCTTCACTCAAAACACCGTCGTGCATCACAAATTGTCGTTCGCAGCGTCGCGCGAGGGGTAACTCATGGGTGACCAGTACAAGGGTGGTATCGCTCTCGCTATTTAACGCAAACAATAACTCTATAATGCGCTGACCAGTGTGCTCGTCTAAATTCCCGGTGGGTTCGTCGGCAAACAGAATATCTGGCTCCACCGCAAACGCCCGCGCCAGAGCAACCCGCTGCTGCTCACCACCAGAGAGTTGACGGGGGTAATGATGGCCGCGTTCGGCCAAGCCGACCTTATCAAGAAACACTTTTGCCTTAGCGGCAGCGCCAGAGCGGCCGCTCAGCTCTAGTGGCAACATCACATTTTCTAATGCGGTTAAACCCGGCAATAACTGGAAGGACTGGAACACAAAACCGACATGCTTGGCCCTGAGACTAGCGCGCTGATCTTCCGTCATCACGCTGATATTTTGACCGTGCAGAAATACCGCGCCGCTACTGGCATTGTCCAAGCCAGCCAGCAAACCTAGTAAGGTCGACTTGCCCGCCCCAGACACGCCAATAATGGCCGCGCTCTCCCCCGCCTTGATTTCGAGGTTAATCCCTCGCAATATGGCAAGTTCCTGGGCACCGCTGGTGACCGTTTTACAGAGATCTTGTACTCGAATCATGTTGAAACCTGTGTTTTCATTTTATTCACGCCTTCGTCGCCGTGCCGGATTACTTTTACTCTTGAGCTTAATATCGCTAGGCACAACGTCTGTAGCCTATGCGAGCGCCGCTGATAAAACAGCCAATATACTGGTGCTTGGCGACAGCATCAGCGCAGGCTACGGCTTTGACCCCGCACTGGGCTGGGTGACTCTGCTCAGCAAGCAAATCCCCGAAACGTATACCGTGGTCAATGCCAGCGTCAGCGGCGAAACCAGTGCCGGAGGCTTAAACCGTCTGCCCGCGCTATTGGCGGAGCACCAGCCGAGCATCGTCATCATCGAACTCGGCGGCAATGACGGCCTGCGCGGTTACCCCGTGAATACCTTACGTAAGAACCTGCAAGCCTTGATCAATTTAAGTATTGAGGCCGGCGCTCAACCGCTGCTCCTCGGCATGAAAATTCCGCCTAACTACGGAAAGCGCTATACCGAGGCCTTTGCCGCCAGCTATGCAAAAATCGCAAAGGCCAATAATCTGCCTTGGATAGACTTTTTCCTCGACAATATCGCCACTAATAGCAGCCTAATGCAAAGCGACGGCATACACCCCAACGCCGACGCCCAAGCATTGATAGTACAGAAGGTATTGCCAGCACTGACACCCCTGCTGAATTAAGTTTTGGTAAGAGAAGGTATTAGCAAAGACAGAGGAAGCACTATGGGTGGCAATTTTGAGCAAGCGAACCCGCCGCCGCCCGGATTCTTAGGCCCCGACGATAAACTCGTGGTGTTCGACGGGGTCTGCAAGTTCTGTCATTTTTGGAGCCGCTTCATCATTCGCTTTGACAGCCACCAGCACATCAAACTTGCCACCGTGCAATCGCCCGTCGGGATCGCGTTATTTGAGCATTACCGTTTAGCAAGCAGCGATATTGAATCCGTCTATTTTTTTACCGGTGGTCGCGTATTTGAAAAAAGCACGGCGATTTTCCAAATTATTAAGCAGTTGCCCTGGCCCTGGCGGCCACTGCTCTTATTTTCACTGATCCCTCGCCCCATTCGCGATCTACTCTACGATCTTATTGCCCGCCATCGCTACCGTTTGTTTGGCCGCTACGAGCAATGCCCCCTGCCAACCGCTGAGCAAGAAGGCCGATATTACTAACCTAGCTAGCCCCACACCCCGCGTAGGATTAGCTATGCGGCAGCGCTGCAAAATCACATTGCTAGCGTCTCATTACTCACGCGCTCTCTTCGGCCAGCTGCTTCAAAATACGGGTGTAATTCTCAATTCCTTGGGCACCGGTCACAAGGTGACGGCGATTAAATACTACCGCGGGCACCCCTTGAATACCTTGGTCTAACCAGAATTCTTGAGCCACTCGCACGTCGTTGGCAAAACGCTGATCGGTCAATACAGCTAAAGCTTCGCTGCGTTCGAGTCCGATATTGGCAGCGACGTCCGCTAGAACATTGATGTCCGACAGGTTCTTGCCGTCGGTGAAGTGAGCCGTAAAAAGCGCTTGTTTTAGCTCGTGCATACGCCCGAACTGATCTGCCCAATGTAATAACTGGTGCACGTTAAACGTGTTATGCATTCGCATATCGTCACTAAAATTCATTTCAAATCCGACTTGCGCAGCAGCCTCAGTCATCTGGATTCGGCTGTCTTGCGACTGCTGTTTGCTCGTGCCATATTTTTCGGCAATATGCTCACGGAGATTTTGGCCCTGAGTAGGCATATTGGGATTCAGCTCAAAGGGATGCCAATGAATTTCATGTGGCGTGCCACTTGCTTCCAACGCCGCTGCGAGCTGCCTGTAGCCAATGACGCACCATGGACAGACAACGTCAGATACGATATCAATGTGCATAATATTTAAACTACTGCTCATGTTTGTCTCCTTTAATTAATTACAACGGGCTAGGCGCCAATGGTTTATTGCTGTGCGCGCAGAGTATCTCCATCCTGACGACATACAATACGCCACTAGTAAGCATAAAAAGCGTCAGTTGCTGGGCAAATTTCACATCCACGCTATACAGAGTTATAACAGGTAATTGGCTCAGCTGAGGCAGTGAAAAGCAATGATGTATTCGCGGCATAAGCCTAGGAACTCATCATTGCCTTATTAGACTTAGCTCCCAGCGTCCTTGAGTGCTACGTGGATAATCACTTCTTTTCCCACGAAAATTGCGTGAACGCTTTATCGACCGGAGTCTGGGCCAAATGATTTGTATAGTTGCTCATTATTTTTTGGCTAAGCCCCAAAATCACTTCTAATACGTTTTGCTGGGTAAAACCGGCTGAATAAAAATCTTGTACTTGTTTCTCTTCCAGCGCACCACGTTGACGTACCACGGCCAAGGTAAAGTCGCGCAGGACTTCGAGCTTGGCACTTGGCAGCGGCGTCTCGTCGCGCAAGGCATTACTGATCTCATCTGAAACTTTCATGGACTTTGCGATACCCGTGTGAGCCGGCACACAATAATGACAGGCATGCTCCACATTGATTGTTTGCCAAACCACAGTTTTCTCGTCGGCGTTTAAAGTGCTGTTAACAAACAGGCGGTGCAAGGTTTGGTAAGCCTCAAGTAAGCCGGGGGCTTCAGCCATCACGGCATGCAAGCCGGGAATCATACCAAAGGCTTTCAACGAGCCTTCTAGGAACGGCTTAGCTTCAGTCGGTGCGCTGTTTATGTCGTGCAAAGTAAATGTACTCATTGATCTCGCCTTTTTTTGAGTGATCATTCAAATAAAGAAATGATCTTATATTGCGTTATGAGCAGTGGTCAAGCTAAAATTGAGCGATCATTCAATATTAACCCGGCCGACACCATTTAGGCCTATTCATAAAGAGACCGTCATGGCCCGCACAGCCCGCTTTGATCGCCAAGTTGCGCTGGATAGCGCCGTTGAACTGTTCTGGTCAAGAGGCTATTACGCCACCTCAATGAAACATATTGAGAAGGCCTTAGACATGCGCCCCGGCAGCCTTTACGCGACCTTCGGCAGTAAAAGCGGTTTGTTTGCCGAGGCCTTAGATGCCTATGCCAGCCGCAGCAGTGATGACTTTAAGCAAATAAGCGACAACGCCGAGAGCGTTGTAGACGGCTTACAACGCTACCTCCGTTCATTTGCCCAGCCCTGTAATGCGGATGCACAAATGCCCGCACAGGCATGCATGCTAATTAAGACCTTGCTTGAGGTGAATGCCGAAGATGCCGCGCTGCGGGCTCAGGTTGACGCCATACTTGCAACCGTCGAAAAGCGGCTTTGCCAAGCGCTTGAGCAGGCGAAGGCGATGGGAGAATTGCGCGCGGAAGTTGATTGCCCGCGATTGGCACGCTTATTACAAACCCAGATCATTGGCTTGCGATCATTTGCCGAACGCAATGTACCCAGCGATCAGTTAACCGCGCTTGCTGATGATATGGCCGCCATACTCGATGCCTACCGCGTTCGCTGAATAAAACTAAAACCTGATGCTATTAATGGACGTCTTAATTTGCGGTCACTAAAAGCAGCATTACACTCAGAGCGTCATAAAAAATCACACCAAGCTCGCTGGATCCAACAACACCGCCAATTCATCCCGACTTAAATCGGTCATTTCCACGGCCACGTCCAGTACCGGCCGTTGCTCGGCATAGGCTTTTTTAGCTATTTTTGCCGCCGCTAAATAGCCGATAACAGGGTTGAGCGCGGTCACTAATATTGGGTTGCGAGCGAGGCTGTCCGCCATTACCGCCTCGTCGATGGTGAAGTCAGCGATGGCTTTATCGGCCAGCGCCCGACAGGCAGTACTCAGCATATCGATACTTTGCAGTAGGTTGTAGGCAATGACCGGCAGCATGACATTCAACTGAAAATTACCTGACTGCCCGGCGACGGTTATGCAGGCGTCGTTGCCAATTACCTGCGCGGCAGCCATCGCCACCGCCTCGGGTATCACTGGGTTTACTTTGCCCGGCATAATACTGCTGCCGGGCTGCAGCGCTGGCAGGCGGATTTCGCCCAAGCCCGCTAGCGGGCCGCTGTTCATCCAGCGCAGATCATTACTGATCTTCATTAACGCCACCGCCAAGGCCTTTAATTGACCAGAGGCGGCCACCGCCGTGTCTTGGCTAGATAGCGCCTCAAACAGCGAGCTGTTGGGTTTAAAACTCAAGCCGGTGTCGATACTAATCGCCAAGCAAAACTTCTCAGAAAATAAATCGGGCGAATTCACCCCGGTGCCAACGGCTGTTGCACCTTGCGCCAACTGACAAAGTTGCTTTTGGGTATCCAGAAGACGTTTGCGGGCCTTATGAATTTGTTCTGCCCAGGCCGAAATTTCTTGAGACAACTTAATCGGCATCGCATCCATAAGATGGGTTCGACCGGTTTTGAGAACACCGTCAAGCTGGCTAGCCTTGCGTTTAAGTACAGCCTCTAAATGTTCTAGCGCTGGCAATAATTGCTTGTGTAAGGCCAGCGCCGCGCTGACATGGATCGCGCTAGGAATAACATCATTACTACTTTGACTCATATTGACGTGGTCATTGGCGCTGACCTCAAGACCGCTACTCTCGCTGGCAAGGTTAGCCAATACCTCGTTTACGTTCATATTTGTGCTAGTGCCCGAACCGGTTTGAAATACATCAATCGGGAATTGGTCGCTATAGGCGCCATCCAAAACCTTATCTGCAGCACTAACAATCGCCTGAAATAGATCTTCCGACAGCAGCTCCTCTTCGCGATTGACCATAGCCGCACAGCGCTTGATACGCACCACTGCGTGAATAAACTGCTCGGGCAGAACCAAACCGCTAATTGCAAAATTATCGAGGGCGCGCTGAGTTTGCGCCCCATATTTAGCCGAACTAGCAACCTTCACCTCGCCCATACTGTCGCGCTCGAGCCGAAACGTATTCATGGTATCTCCTCCCTAGCCAGCAAATTTACGCTTAAACGCCGTCATAACATAAAGCGCTTAGCTCTATGGCAATGATAATTCGTGTTATGTCCCCATAAGCCCTAAAATATATCAGCCTTAACATGGAGACCAATATGCCCACAGACTACCAAAACACTAGCACAGATCAGTGGCTACAATGGGACAAAGACCATATTTGGCACCCATACTCCTCAGTACTGAACCCGCCAGCGATGGTTCCGGTGGTATCCGCCAAAGGCGTGCGACTCACGCTAGCCGATGGTCGTGAACTTATTGATGGTATGTCATCTTGGTGGTCAGCTATACACGGCTATAATCATCCGGCCTTAAACGCGGCGGCAAAAGCCCAGCTCGATGATATGTCTCATGTTATGTTTGGCGGGCT
It includes:
- a CDS encoding DsbA family oxidoreductase, coding for MSSSLNIMHIDIVSDVVCPWCVIGYRQLAAALEASGTPHEIHWHPFELNPNMPTQGQNLREHIAEKYGTSKQQSQDSRIQMTEAAAQVGFEMNFSDDMRMHNTFNVHQLLHWADQFGRMHELKQALFTAHFTDGKNLSDINVLADVAANIGLERSEALAVLTDQRFANDVRVAQEFWLDQGIQGVPAVVFNRRHLVTGAQGIENYTRILKQLAEESA
- a CDS encoding carboxymuconolactone decarboxylase family protein encodes the protein MSTFTLHDINSAPTEAKPFLEGSLKAFGMIPGLHAVMAEAPGLLEAYQTLHRLFVNSTLNADEKTVVWQTINVEHACHYCVPAHTGIAKSMKVSDEISNALRDETPLPSAKLEVLRDFTLAVVRQRGALEEKQVQDFYSAGFTQQNVLEVILGLSQKIMSNYTNHLAQTPVDKAFTQFSWEKK
- a CDS encoding TetR/AcrR family transcriptional regulator — encoded protein: MARTARFDRQVALDSAVELFWSRGYYATSMKHIEKALDMRPGSLYATFGSKSGLFAEALDAYASRSSDDFKQISDNAESVVDGLQRYLRSFAQPCNADAQMPAQACMLIKTLLEVNAEDAALRAQVDAILATVEKRLCQALEQAKAMGELRAEVDCPRLARLLQTQIIGLRSFAERNVPSDQLTALADDMAAILDAYRVR
- a CDS encoding class II fumarate hydratase produces the protein MNTFRLERDSMGEVKVASSAKYGAQTQRALDNFAISGLVLPEQFIHAVVRIKRCAAMVNREEELLSEDLFQAIVSAADKVLDGAYSDQFPIDVFQTGSGTSTNMNVNEVLANLASESSGLEVSANDHVNMSQSSNDVIPSAIHVSAALALHKQLLPALEHLEAVLKRKASQLDGVLKTGRTHLMDAMPIKLSQEISAWAEQIHKARKRLLDTQKQLCQLAQGATAVGTGVNSPDLFSEKFCLAISIDTGLSFKPNSSLFEALSSQDTAVAASGQLKALAVALMKISNDLRWMNSGPLAGLGEIRLPALQPGSSIMPGKVNPVIPEAVAMAAAQVIGNDACITVAGQSGNFQLNVMLPVIAYNLLQSIDMLSTACRALADKAIADFTIDEAVMADSLARNPILVTALNPVIGYLAAAKIAKKAYAEQRPVLDVAVEMTDLSRDELAVLLDPASLV